In a genomic window of Streptococcus mitis NCTC 12261:
- the mutY gene encoding A/G-specific adenine glycosylase produces the protein MLDLKEYGIVMWPEEKIISFREKLLAWYDENKRDLPWRRSKNPYHIWVSEIMLQQTRVDTVIPYYERFLDWFPTVESLENAPEERLLKAWEGLGYYSRVRNLQAAAQQIMTDFGGQFPNTYEGISSLKGIGPYTAGAISSIAFNLPEPAVDGNVMRVLARLFEVNHDIGIPSNRKIFQAMMEILIDPERPGDFNQALMDLGSDIEAPVNPRPEESPVKDFSAAYQNGTMDRYPIKAPKKKPVPIYLKALVVKNTQGQFLLEKNESEKLLAGFWHFPLIEVDNFSQGEQFDLFHQVAEESVNFGPSPEESFQQDYDLDVDWLDIYFETVKHIFSHRKWHVQIVAGQVSDYNDFPDREVRWLSPEEFKNYPLAKPQQKIWQAYAQANLDSSKD, from the coding sequence ATGTTAGATTTGAAAGAATACGGTATCGTCATGTGGCCGGAGGAGAAGATCATTTCTTTCCGTGAGAAACTTCTCGCTTGGTATGATGAAAACAAAAGAGATTTACCGTGGCGTAGAAGTAAAAATCCTTATCATATCTGGGTGTCTGAAATTATGCTCCAGCAAACTAGGGTGGATACGGTTATCCCTTATTACGAACGATTCTTGGACTGGTTTCCAACAGTAGAAAGTTTGGAGAATGCGCCTGAAGAGCGTTTGTTGAAGGCTTGGGAAGGTTTGGGTTATTATTCTCGAGTTCGTAATTTACAGGCTGCAGCCCAGCAGATTATGACTGATTTTGGTGGTCAATTTCCAAACACCTATGAAGGAATTTCCAGCTTGAAAGGAATTGGACCTTACACTGCAGGAGCCATTTCCAGTATTGCTTTTAACTTGCCTGAGCCAGCTGTAGATGGTAATGTCATGCGTGTTTTGGCACGTCTATTTGAAGTTAATCACGATATTGGGATTCCAAGTAATCGTAAAATTTTTCAGGCAATGATGGAAATCTTGATTGACCCAGAAAGGCCTGGTGACTTTAATCAAGCTTTGATGGACTTAGGATCTGATATTGAGGCGCCTGTAAATCCCAGACCAGAAGAAAGCCCAGTTAAGGACTTTAGTGCGGCATATCAGAATGGCACAATGGACCGTTATCCAATTAAGGCTCCCAAGAAAAAGCCTGTTCCAATTTATCTTAAAGCCTTGGTGGTCAAAAATACTCAGGGACAATTTTTACTTGAAAAAAATGAAAGTGAAAAGCTATTGGCAGGTTTTTGGCATTTCCCCTTGATAGAAGTTGATAACTTTTCGCAAGGAGAGCAGTTTGACCTCTTTCATCAGGTTGCAGAAGAAAGCGTGAACTTTGGTCCCAGTCCAGAAGAGAGTTTCCAGCAGGACTATGACCTAGATGTTGATTGGCTTGATATTTATTTTGAGACTGTCAAGCATATCTTTAGTCATCGTAAGTGGCATGTTCAAATTGTAGCAGGTCAGGTGAGTGACTACAATGACTTTCCAGATAGGGAAGTTCGCTGGCTTTCACCAGAAGAGTTTAAGAATTACCCACTTGCCAAACCCCAACAAAAAATCTGGCAGGCTTATGCACAAGCCAACTTAGACAGTAGTAAAGACTAG